Proteins encoded in a region of the Deltaproteobacteria bacterium genome:
- a CDS encoding AI-2E family transporter — protein MDKNLGHETPEPASTQMIFRYFIIIFLITIFLVGKVLWPFVSILVLGFVLTGIFYPVYSFFAKKMRPVLSSLITCTIIFLVVFVPLVFIIGALSKEAYNLYVMGTNAAISQDFKELLQNSQIIGRIEGILANFDIKLGVEHLNKALSELGRFVGLFLYEQVSTVATNVLKFVINFAFMLLIIFFLLIDGKDLIAFFIELSPLPEDQDRKLMDKFHAMASVVLVVNGISGLIQGTLGGIVFVLFGLGSPFLWGSIMAILAFFPIVGIGAVFIPASIYLFLKGRIAAGIFFIVFFLVVSSTIEYVVKPRLVGNKVKMHTLLVILSVLGGLKVFGILGIIYGPLVITAFLTLTSIYRSSYETFMRKT, from the coding sequence ATGGATAAAAACCTGGGCCATGAAACGCCTGAACCAGCCTCCACACAGATGATATTCAGGTACTTCATCATCATATTCCTGATTACTATCTTTCTTGTGGGCAAAGTCCTGTGGCCCTTTGTGTCTATTCTGGTCCTTGGCTTTGTGTTGACTGGTATTTTCTATCCGGTTTACAGCTTCTTTGCCAAAAAGATGCGGCCAGTACTTTCTTCTCTGATCACGTGTACAATTATTTTTTTGGTGGTTTTTGTGCCATTGGTGTTCATAATAGGCGCCCTTTCCAAGGAAGCATACAACCTGTATGTCATGGGTACCAATGCTGCCATAAGCCAGGATTTTAAGGAACTCTTGCAAAACAGCCAAATTATAGGACGTATCGAAGGCATTCTTGCAAACTTTGACATCAAGCTAGGCGTTGAGCACCTCAACAAAGCCTTGTCCGAGCTTGGAAGGTTCGTCGGCCTGTTTCTCTACGAGCAAGTGAGCACCGTTGCTACAAACGTCTTGAAGTTTGTCATTAACTTTGCCTTTATGCTCCTGATCATCTTCTTCTTGCTAATTGACGGCAAAGACCTTATCGCTTTCTTTATAGAGCTTTCTCCGCTTCCTGAGGATCAAGATAGAAAACTCATGGACAAATTCCATGCCATGGCCTCGGTAGTCCTTGTAGTGAACGGTATATCCGGGCTGATTCAAGGAACTCTGGGAGGCATTGTTTTTGTTCTGTTTGGTCTAGGTTCGCCCTTCCTTTGGGGCTCAATCATGGCCATCCTGGCGTTTTTTCCCATTGTGGGCATTGGCGCTGTCTTTATTCCGGCTTCTATCTATCTGTTCCTGAAGGGTAGGATAGCAGCAGGTATTTTCTTCATCGTTTTTTTCCTGGTTGTCTCCTCTACCATAGAATATGTAGTTAAACCCAGACTCGTGGGAAACAAGGTTAAGATGCACACACTCCTGGTCATTCTATCTGTTCTGGGTGGCCTAAAAGTCTTCGGGATCTTGGGAATTATATACGGTCCCCTGGTCATCACAGCATTTTTGACTCTTACCAGTATCTATCGTTCAAGTTATGAAACCTTCATGAGAAAGACTTAA